In Fragaria vesca subsp. vesca linkage group LG5, FraVesHawaii_1.0, whole genome shotgun sequence, the genomic stretch TTAAACCAAGGAAAATGCATGTTGGGATATTGGTTTTGCAAACCAGGATTACCTGAGAGTTGTCTATAGTCTGGGAGATGGCCAGAGTGAGCTTTGAGGTTACATCACTATGAGTAAGTGTGTAAGTCCTTGGAAGATTCCCAGGGTGCTTCTTTTCATCCACTCCCAAAAACAGAACCTTAAGCTTTGATGATTCAAATATAGCTGGCCCAAATAGCCTTGCAACCTAATGAATCAAACCCACAAATGATCAACACCAAATCCTAGCTTGTTCGTAACACTAAAAAGTAAAAACAAAAACCCAACTTGTAAAATTAGTGAAACAAAAAAGGAAGAGAGAGAGATAGAGATACATACAGGAACTAAAGCTTGGTTCCTCTTCTTGGGTAACCTTCTTTGGAAAAACAGAGAGCTCTTGGAGTCAGATAAGGAGAGTGAAGGTTTAAACTCTGAAGGAAGCAAAGAAGCAGCAGCAGCAGCAGTAAGAGTACCCATCTCAGAGTACACAATATTCTACACAAAACTGGGATTCAATGCTTAAATAAGGTTATAGCCGGAGTTCGGGTTATAACATAAGAAAGAACAGAAAGTGAAGGAAGCTCCTGAAATCTTGGGTGCTTTGCTACTTTTGCTTCTTCTTCTGTTTTGGGAATAACTTGTGGCTTTAAGGGGAGGCAACGACGAGAACACGACCTTTGCTTTGCTTGTGAGCAAGGCGTTTGAAACGTTGAAGATTTTGATTCTGAGAGACGTGTCGGTTCAGCAATGAATGGCTTCAAGCTTTCTACATTTGTAGGCTTCTTTTTCTTTTAGACTTCACTAATCACTATTGAACGGTAAACTGTTCCAAACGGTTTGCTATCCATATCGGACCGACTTACTATTTTGGTTTGGACTCATTTGGAGTAATGTGTCATCTCCCCCATTAATTTTCAGAGCCAGCAGTACCACATGGACCTTGAGCGCACTGAAAGCCCATGTTAACCCTTTTACGTCTTGTTGAGTATACTCGCACTTGACTATCACATGTTCATGATTCATAAAATTAGTGGAGAGTTCACGTCGCGTTATATTTAAGTGATTTGGTAAATATAACTGTATCACTTTTTTCATATTTATAATACTAATTGTGTATTAGACGAGACGACTACTATACGATATGATATTTTGATTTAGAATCATGTAATGCTTGATCATGGATTGATTGAGATCATGTCGTCTTCTTAGTCGATCTGAAACTTAGAAAGAACACAAACCCTACTAGAAAGGACATCTTCCGAAATGTTACTATTTTACACCGAAAACACCATAGGAATGGTCGAACACGTTTTAATAATGAGCTCAACTATAATTGACTATTCGAATCCAATATGGATTTATGGACCATGAGATAGCAAAAAACATATGCTACGTATTCGTGCAAGGATTCGCAAAATTATTTTAAAAATCATGTGTGGTGGTATTTGTTATTTGGACATATTAACATATCTTTTATTTTAAAAGAACGAAAATACTAACATATTATATCTTACAAAATTCAATCGAAAAATACTTGAATTTCGGTTTTCGGGTTTTATGAATTGTGACATTTTTTCCGATAGCAAAGGATATTGGGGATGTTGCAATTTTAATTCTCACTTACACCGTACGTAAAATGAGTGGAATAAAATAAAAATCATTCTTTCTTCTAAAACAAACATTACAAAATGAAATTAAGAAAGCAATGGTGTCGTTGTAAAATGGACCTAGCTATACAATTATGAAAAGGAAAACACAGAACTTGGTCCTCAAATTATTTGAAGCTGCAAAAGCATTTTAATTGTGCTGAACTGCTGAAATGATCGATCAGATATTCAGATATGTGTAGTTTTCTATTTGAACCAAAAATATCTTCCACCGACGGGAGGCATACATATATAAATATATAATTAAGACACATATTTTAATAGATATATGCCAATATTTGTCATGAAAATATGCAGAAAATTTTTAGTTCTCCAAACGTGTGATCTTAAATTTTGAAGACGTGCACTCTTAATCTGCCGGCTAAATTATCAGTAAGTACTTCATGACTTGCAGCGTTTTTCCTTGTTTTGAAAGTTGACTCTCTCAGAGTGTGACTGATGTTGTAGTTTTCCGTCATCATTTCCGTTGTTATAGCTCTCAATCTAGATCTTTTAGGCTTTTATAATGAACGAGGGCTTGTCTTTCACTTTTCCTCGTTTATCAATGTCAAATTTAAGCATCTATAATGTGAATCAACTTCGTAGCATAGCATATATAATGCACGCTAAATATACGACATGAACATGATAGTGAAAAATTTCTCTTAATTCAAGCACCGAATGAGTTACAATTCAATACTTTTCGGTATAAGTTAAAACAAGAAAAAAAATATCTTACCATTCAATCATTAATACGGTACGGAGTACGTCATCATGTATGTATGTGACTGTTATGAAATAAGCAAACACTATATACATACCCAATTAATTTGATTTTCTTTTACCTTTCACTATCTATATCCCTCCAGTAAAAAGAGAGAAACAGTGTTCTATAACTGATTTCGATCAAGAAATAATGAAATAGCACAATCACTTTAACTTTCACCATTGTATTATTGTTCTTTTGTTTCTTTCTCTTTTTCTTTCCGGGTAAAGACCTTTTGTTTTTGTCTGACGAGCATCGATCGAAATCAACCTAATGCCGAGCCAACCAGATTCTGTCCACAACTGAATAACTACAGAAGATTACTAGATTGGGTAAGATTTGTTCTTCTTTTTGGCATGCTGATATCACATCATAGAGCACTGTGAATAGATCATGCATGACATTTACCGTGCGTATTACCAGTACTCTTCACCAAAAGAAAGAAGTTATGTCCATCTCCTGGTTCAATGAGTTTGGTGACCTGCCCCGACACTTAATCACCCTAATTCCACAATTGTGCTCGATTATATGTCTCATTGCATATCTTGTTATATCTTGTTAAGCCCATCTACTGAAATTTGGTACGAGAGTTTCTATATATCTAGCAGCAACTGTTCCAAATTACAATGGATTAAGCTGAAGCAGGTGATCAAGAAAAAGAAAAGAAATCACAAAACTTTGTATTCTGCATATATTACTCATTCCACGAATAAATATAGAAGCAATTTCTGGATTTACAGATATTCTATATTCGTGCACCCCCAAAATCACGGTCAGGAAGCTTGGAATTAAACCTAAAACGGAGCTGGTTTCTGAATTGAAGTTGCAATTTATTATATAGATGATCATCACCAATGTTTATTGATCTCGATCATAAATATATGAGTTCATACCCTAGGGAATTTTCTTGGCACTTCTTTGTCTTTTGGGTGGCCCGATGAATAATTCCGTCTCCACTTCCATATTTTGAGAGTCGCTCTCGGTTTCTACATCATCATCTTCAACTCCATATTGTTCTCCATTGCTTGGTGGACCAATTTGTTGCATGCCACACTGAAACATGAAATAGGAATCAATGGAGTGCAAACGCTTCTTAGCCGATTTGAGGTTAAGATTACATGCGTATATATATATGTGCAGTTCATTTTGTGTATATGTATGCTGAATTACTGATATAATTTTGTAGATGAGGCATCCAAGATCCCCATATCGACTACTACGTACTAAGTTCAGGCTGTTCAGCATCAAGACATTATGTTTATATCTTGGTTGCAAGGTACCAGAATTGCCTGTACATGTAGTATATACGCCCTTGGAGCTCGAGACTGATCGATCAGCCAAAGCCAAAACGTGCATGCATGCAGCACATATATATGCAGTGGCTGCAGACTGGCTAGCTATAGCGCCTGATGGTTGGAAATATAGCTGCTCTAGTATATACGATGGGCAAAGGAAGTGAGAAAATGAATCCAATTCAAAACCAGTTGGCAATAGATCGATAAGTTATACCCGACCATGCCTCCAAGACCTTATTCTTGTGATAAATGCAATTATGATGGATGATGTGGTATTTATCTTCTCTCAAGTCTCAACAATAATCTAGAAGTTCAAAGTTGTTTAGAAGAAAAAAGAAGCTTAATATTACCTTCTCCATAAGCTCTGCATTTTCTTCGAGTAGGCTTATCTCCTGATCATCATGATTATTGATCATGACCAAAAAAAAAAAAAAACAAATGGAATCAATAGTTCAATACTGTATGTATCAGCATTTCTGAGAATCGAAACACACACATATAAATGAGGTCATGAAATTGTATATACACAGCAGTTTAATTTACCTTTTCCTTCAGCTGCTGTATCTGCTCCCTCAGCATCAGGTTCTAGTTATAGAGATCGGAGAAATATATATGTGATAAGTGATAACTATTAATGGTTGGATCGAGTGGGTGTATAGAAATAAAACTATTCAATAGAGATTAAACTTGATCTCCCTGTATATGCATGTACCTTTTGATCTCTAATTTTGGCTAAGCTTCGCTCCAAATCCTTCTCCAACTGATGTAGCTCATCTATCGAACATGATTCTAAACCATCACCAAGGAGCTTCCTGCATTCATGTATAATAGTTTTTGTATACTGGTTATGTTTAAACCTTGCAGGATTAGTACCGAGCTAGAGTATAAGTTAACTTCAGAAGCAAAAACGACAAAAAAAAAAAAAAATCAAATCTAACCGTTTAGAAGATTCAATCAACTCAATTCTCATTGCCATGCTACTGGTGTCTTCATTAGCAAGCTGCATATGCAAATCAGAGAAAGTTGATCAGTAACTTGTCACTTCTAGGCCATGCTTAATTTTCCAAGACAATGCTTACACTAATTGAAACGGATCATCCTTTGGGAGTTTGGGGTCTTATCAAGGATGATCTCTACAGGAAAATCAGTCATATTGGAAACTTTTTTGGTCATCTAAACATCCTAGACAAGTACAATTCCCCAAATGAAACTAATTTGAAAATTGTACTCAAATGGCGAAAGGATTTCCGGTTTTGGATACTGATTTTTCTGCAAGGTTGAGTCTAAAGTACCTAAATTCAAATGTGGAGAGTTCCAATCATTGGACTACATGTCTCACGACTCAAGTGAGATTAACCATACTTTCCCCATTTCCGGCTAATTAGACGAGGGTTCTTAATTTCAAGGAAATATTTGGTTCATGTCCAACTGCTGGCTTACCTCCATATGATCGTGATCTCGAGCTGCTTTACCGCTAAGGCCTTGATCTTTCGCTCTCTTTTGGAAACGGTCTATTGTCTTGTTCAGACTGAAGCATCTCCAAGCACATCAAATACATTATAACAATGCTGACTAACTATAGCTTTGAACATCAATTAATCATAATTGGTAAAAAGAAAAGTCACAATCAAATAACAAAATATTCAAAAAAAATGAAAAACAATAGCTTAACCAATCACGTACATTCTCTAATTAAGTAACAATCTCCGGTCTTACAAATGATGGCTAGTTCTAGCGTACGCACGTTCAAACCTTGAAAAAGCAATATAATCCATTTGTTTTTGTACTAA encodes the following:
- the LOC101309635 gene encoding agamous-like MADS-box protein AGL19-like, which gives rise to MVRGKTQMKRIENAASRQVTFSKRRSGLLKKAFELSVLCDAEVALIIFSNRGKLFEFSSCSSLNKTIDRFQKRAKDQGLSGKAARDHDHMELANEDTSSMAMRIELIESSKRKLLGDGLESCSIDELHQLEKDLERSLAKIRDQKNLMLREQIQQLKEKEISLLEENAELMEKCGMQQIGPPSNGEQYGVEDDDVETESDSQNMEVETELFIGPPKRQRSAKKIP